Part of the Musa acuminata AAA Group cultivar baxijiao chromosome BXJ2-7, Cavendish_Baxijiao_AAA, whole genome shotgun sequence genome is shown below.
taatggaaatattttgtgacaacaaagtcacaattgcaatgacgaagaatccaacatttcatggaaGAATGAAGCATATAGAAATACGttatcatttcatccgagatcttgtAGTAAGTGGAGTCATAGCAATGAAGTATTATGAAACAAATGAATAAGTTACGATTATCCTCACCAAGTCACTTCCCgttcaaaagcatatttatttcgTGTCGCAAATCGATGTATGTAActgtgaatcaagggggagtgttgagaattaattcatagtagttatctaagTAGTTATAGACATATTTTAAGAAGTGACCCATGATCTAAAAGTTATATAGTAGTTCCTACACCTAACTCAATCATGAGTGACATGGTAGAATAAGATAATTACCATTATATCCTATAAATAAGATCATAGTTCATTAAGTAAGCTACGGAGATTCCAAGCACAAATACAGCTTATCTAAATCACACAAAATATTTACTTTCTGCTGCTTTCAATTTTGTCATCATTCCAACAAAAACCTACAAGTATGATTGTAAACAACTGCCAAAGGTTGGCGTCGACACTATTTTATCAATTGTTGACTATTATTTTTCTCTTGTCACAGTCTGATGGTGATGATGTTGCAATGTGCCTgatcttgaactaagaaaatTCGTCCCAAGGTAAGATGGAGATTAAACAAATCCAGATGTTGAGTCCACTAGTTTAAGTTTCAAGAATCCTACCAAGACAACATGCCACAGTCTAAAACCCAAGCCTGATCTCCAAATCCATGACCAGATTCCATGTGTCTTCCATTCTGGGAGAAAAATCAAAACACATACAACTCATGTGATTTAACTACATAGAATGGAGAGAAGAAGTAACATGATCTTTGTGGTGTTTCTGAGATGCTCCTAGTAAATTCTCCTGTTAGAGACTTGTGTAGTGTTCATAAAGAGCAGTGACATGGTATCAGACATATCTCACAGTAGGTCTTTACTATCTTTCAAAACAAGAATAGAAGCAAAGGATCATGGTCTTGGGTGGCTACATTACACCTGTGAATCTTTTGTAAAGCATCCATCTTTCTGTGCTATTATATTGTGGGAGCTCCACTTTGGCATGTTCCCTACTGCTAAAGTCATCCCTTAGAAGAAATGGAAGGTCACACACGGATTAGAGAGCacatatgcacacacacacacacacaaaagtgTATCCCTTTCCACCAAAGTGAAAGGGTGAAAAGATCATGCTCTTAGGTGGCTAGATTTCACATTTCTTTTGCAAAGCATGTGTCTTTTTGCACATCTGCCATGTGAAAGCTCCACTGGCATGTCCTTGCTACTGAAGTCATAGTTTAGATCGTTGGAAAGTCGCACACAAAGTGATCAGGGAGGAAGATGGAAGTGCAGGAGAGTCGCACACAAAAAAGGTATCCTTTTTTCACCACATTTGAAAGTCGATGTAGAAGATGCCAGATACTAGATCTGCAATTATTTTCCCTCTGTGATCCTCTCATCTTGAACTTCCACTAGAGAGAGATGAGGCCAACAATGGCCATCTGCAATGTGTCAGCTCTGGAGCACATGACTTGAGATGCCATGGTGATGAGGTCGGCAGGCCATATCTTTGCAAGGTCGGATACTTTTTCCATATCATACAAAGGAAGCCACAATAGAGTAAACTTTCTCTGAAATCAACCTCAGTAAACATCACTGCCCACTGTTTCTCTTCATGTTTCCGGTGCAGCAAGCTCATAGACCCACTCTTCTCTTTCTAGGGAGGGGGCCAGAGATCCTCGTGTCATAACCACTGAGTTCCAAACAGGATCAGAACAGCACCTTGTATTTGCATGTTGCTTCGGCACTTTTGGATTTAGTGCTATAATTAATCCACCTCTTTTTCTGTGGGAAGAAACTTCCAAGAACAGAAAATGATGTGGCTGAGCAGTATTCATTCAACCAAGCAGCATAGGCCATTTGTCAAACTATGTGGTCAACATTCACATCTTGTCAACAGAAAGAGCCATTAAGCTATTATGATAGCTTATGTTTGCTGTGATCTGATGTTTTTGTTTAACCTCACAAGCAATACCTAGCTAGCTTTTCTTTATTAGGAAACATTTATTTCAAATGACATGCATGAAAATGCATATATATTCTTTATGCTTCTCAAATCATGTACATTTATCACTAGATATGGCTGGACCTGATTCGTAAATGGGGCCCGCGGATCCCACCCAACCCACCCAATCGTGGAAAGAGACCCACGAGATACTACGCTGCTGCGGGCAACCGTTTCTGGTTGAGGCGGGATCCCCTACAACAGCATAATCACTTGTCGGCGATGACTCTTAGATCTCAGACCGTCGAATGCGTTTATATATGTGGAGCCCGAATCAGTGATACATGAAATCCGTCGGATCAGATGAGAGGTGGCGTTGTGGTTGGAGAGGATCCTACACCCTCGTGGCCCCGGGCCCCGCCGCGGCGGGTTCCCGCGCGGGGTGGAGCGCCGAGGATGACGTGCCCTCGCTTCCGCCGACCGTCCCCGTCACTGTCGCGGCGGGACCCGCCGCCGACTTATCCTGCGCCGTTGCCCCTTAACGTGCGCGAGCCCTCGATATTTATTGACGATGCTTAACGAACCGACTTAGGTTACGTCGTCCCTTACGACATGCGGTTGTGGGCGCACATCCACAAAAGAACCGTCGAAGTGTTCGCCACGTCACTGTGTCGTCTGCTAAGTCGTAGGTGAAATCGGTCCGCGAATCAGCGCTCGCCTTTTGCTCAGTAGCCTCTGAGACATCTCCCGGTCATTTCTCTTCCTCCTGCAttggctttcggttcctctcctcgGTTCGCGTTGCAGGCGCTGCGGATTAGGTTCCCCGGTTCCTTGTTCTTCTCGATCTACGGTCGTTCGAGATGAGGTACATCCTCTCTGCCTTGTTTTCGCTTGATTGGGTAGTCACTCTTTCCCAGTGGGATTCCGAGTGTTTATGCTCCGGTCTGTTCGTTCTTGATCTTCCTCACTTGGTTCGGAGTGCTGGAATGTGAATTTCGTGCTGAATCGTGTGTTTTTGGGGTCGAAAATTTCGATCTTGTATTCTCTCTTCGGTCAATTAGAATCGACCTTTCTGGTATCCTCtctcataaaaaaaagaaaggaactcCTTTTGGTACTCTTTCCATTTCATCTCGTGTCGTcatgcaagaagaaaaaaaactcgTTTTGTGAAGTTATCAATAGGTTGTGGTAGATGAACTTGTCTCTTTGTTAATATAAAACTTTGTCCGTTTCTTCTTTTATTCGGGCCAGAAGCCATTGTCTTTGGTTTAGGAGTGGAGTTTTGAGCAGTATTTCATGGCCCCAAGAGAAGGGGTTGTGGCTTGCCATTTAGGTCGCATCGGACCAGTGAGATTTGGTAAAGACTCTTACATGCAAGCATATTCATACAGCTCTCCTTGTTTCCTAGCTTTCTCTGTTTTCACCACTCTTTTTCCCTCGTTCGTGTTTCGAGGATGGAATCTGGAAATTTTTTCTTCAAGAGGTCTGGTAGATATTTCCCTATAAAAAGAAATAGCTGTCTCAGTTTTGTTTGGTGAAAAAGCTGTTATCTTTAATTTGGTTAGGGATTTTCATAAATACTGGTCCATAAATTACATGGTAAATATAAGGAAAGGTCATGAATTGCTACTTAGCGATCTTATAGATGGGATTTATAGAATATGATACATACATGTAGCAAGATTCTGTTGATCTGGCTATTTCTTTGCTTTCATATTATGCCTTTCTTGGTTCTTACTGTTTTATTCTTATCTAACGAACAAAACCCTTTATCATCAGCAGCTCTGTATCCTAGCATGCTGTTGTTGGGAACTGGCCTACCCTCGCGAAGTCCCAAAAGTAACTGAGGTTAGTTTAGCTTCCTCAAGCAACTTCTCAATTGCATAGATCTTTGTTATTGGCTGTGGTTCTGTCAGTGCTTTTCTGGCTACTTGTTGATGATGTTAATTGACTTCCTTGTGGATGGAAGTATTTCTATCGGTTATCCCGGGATCATGTTTTGGGAATCTGGTTTTCCCTGTGTTTTATCTTTTCTGAAGAGGAATTGTAGCTTGTTCCTTATTTGAGTCGTGTTCTTATTTTTCGGTGCAGTAAGTCCTGGAAGTTTTTTATTGCCCCAGAGGTATGACACAACCTATGCTTTTGGAGCTTCTCGCTGATCAAAATGtttcctttctctcttaatcgaaTCCTCTTGTTAATTTGAGTTGTTTTACTCCTTTGTGTAGTGCTACTCATCCATGACACAGAAAAAGAACATtttactttccttttcttctgaGGTGGAGGTAAATTCTCCTCCTTTTTAGAGTTAGAGAGGAGCTTTAACTGCTCGCACCTAGCAAATGGCAGTTCTGTGGATGCTTGCACAAAACTCACCTGGTGCCAATGTGACAGCTTTCTTTGCAAGTATGTGGACTTGTTGCATGGCTGCCAAGTTGCAGTCAATCTTTCTGCAGGCTATACGAGCTTTTGGTTGCTTGTTGGTGAACCCAGCCGAAACCTTATTTAGTGTTGTTTCATGTTGGGGCTCTGCCCACTAAGTGCAGACTACACAAGCTTTTTATTGCTTGTTGAACCCGCCCATAATAGGAGCTATTTGCATAAAAGCACCGAGGCCCTGAAACACTTTATGTAAAATGTGAATCAAATATATCTGCAAATGTTTAATCTTCTGGCCTGTTATGTTTGATGCATAGATCCTAAGGTGAGACTCGCAATCTAATCATTCTTTTGGTATCATCCAAGGTGTTCCCTTGCTTTCCTTtgaagatatgattttttttttttaaaccaatTAACTCGACAGCGAAGAACTAAATCGACTTCTTTGATTTTTGTTCTCCAACCTCATTGTTACGATTTCCCTCCATCAAGAGTGtactctattattattatttgtttgtcTTGAGAGGATCTTTAAGGTTGGACCTTGGTCAAATGGTAATATTGCTCCTTTGTGACCTCAAAGGTCAAGGTTCATGTCTTAGAAATAACCTCTCTAACTATAAAGGTAAGGTTGTATACATTGACGTTTTCCAAACCCTTGCATCGGTGGGAGGTCGTGCATTGGGTTgtccttttttgtttttctttgtttaTATAAGGAAAGTTGTTGATACATTATTTTCAGAAGTCAATTTATATGATCTTGTCTCCTTCAGTTTCGCTAAATGATATTTTAATTAGTTTGTTTCTCTGACAGGAAAGTGGCTGCTGTGATCTTGCTTGACTGTGCCATTTTCTGCTACTTAATTTGTTTCTTAGTATAAAAGTCACTACAAAGGACGTAAACTACTCTGCAGAAATGGACCGCAGAGATACTTCAGGTTTTGTTAGCGGAGGTTGCAAGGACTTCTTTGAAGATTTGTAACCTTAGTTTTAATCTTGGTTACTCAATTGGTCTTGGAGGTCAGGCAACTGGTTCCTTTCTATCAAGATTTGACGATAGGAATTATGGATAGCAGGATTGGGTCATTGGGCTTGGTTCTGAGTGCTTCATGTTTTGATACATTTGATGATTGGAGCAGTAAAGTGGGGGATTGTGATCACACTGACACCACTTTACGGCTTGATTCCTCGAGCTCCCACAGTCTTTGCACTACCAATTCCAAAGGAATAAAGAGGAAAAGAGAAGATATCGATGTAACTCGAGGTCTGGGCAAGTCTTTACCTGCCCTTGGACTAGGTGATCCATTGAGTTTCTCATATAGTAACAACAAGAGCTCCACAATTGCTTGCACAGTTTTTTCAGAAAAACAAACAGTCGAGGAGTTATTCATGGATTATGGCTTAAATGTTGATCTTAAACTTGGTAATGGGAATACAACAAGCCCCGTAAAACCTGCTGCTGCTACTTTAGGAGCATTGGAGACTGAAAATAAGTTTGACCTTGAGTTGAGTTTGTCAGTGGGGCCATCTGAATCTGCTATGACGAGCATAGACCCAGTCTCATCTCATCATCAGAATATATTGGATAAACCAATAACAGTTTGTCTGGCAGCAACAGTTGACGAAGGATCAACATCATCAAGTTGGAAATGTGGAAATAATTTATTGCCATATTTAGTTACTACGGAGATTGGTAGCCGGTGTCTTTCCAGCCAAATGATTCATGACAACCATTGTCCAGTTAGGCTACCAGATCTCTCATCAACCAAGATACAAATGCAGAAAAGCCCTGTTGCCTCCTCTTCTAAGGACGCTCAATTATGCACCACCAACAAAAAACTCTGCCAGTTTCCTGGATGTGGTAAAGGAGCCCGTGGTGCTTCTGGATTATGCATTGCTCATGGAGGAGGTCGGAGGTGCCAAAAATCAGGTTGTCAAAAGGGAGCTGAGGGCAGGACCATCTTCTGCAAATCCCATGGAGGTGGCCGACGCTGCGAACATCTTGGTTGCACCAAAAGTGCTGAAGGCCGCACCAGCTGTTGCATTGCTCATGGTGGTGGTCGTCGTTGCAGCCACGAGGGCTGCACTCGAGCTGCAAGGGGGAGATCTGGTCTTTGTATAAGGCATGGTGGCGGCAAGAGGTGCCAGAAAGAGAATtgtaaaaaaagcgcagaaggtcAATCTGGCCTCTGCATCTCTCATGGGGGTGGTCGCCGGTGCAAATTTCCTCAATGTACAAAGGGTGCACAGGGCAGCACAAATTTGTGCAAGGCTCATGGTGGGGGCAAAAGGTGCACACACTTGGGTTGTACAAAGGGGGCTGAAGGGAGCACACTCTTCTGCAAGGGGCATGGTGGAGGAAAGCGCTGTGCATTCCTGGGTGGTTGCTCAAAGAGTGTGCATGGCGGTACACTGTTCTGTGTTGCTCATGGTGGGGGAAAGAGATGTGCTATACACGAGTGCACTAGAAGCGCGAGAGGCCGGACAGATTTCTGCGTTCGACATGGAGGGGGGAAGAGATGCAAGTCGGAGGGTTGCGGAAAGGCTGCTCAGGGGAGCACTGATTTCTGCAAGGCACATGGCAGAGGGAAGCGTTGCACATGGGGCCGGCCTGGGTCAAATTTAGGTGCTGGTGATAGCCCATGTGACCGCTTGGCTGGGACGAAGATTGGCCTCTGCAACGAACACACTGCCCTTGTGGAAGACCATTGTGTTCATGGTGGGATTACAATGGAAGCAGTCACTTCCCAGAACCCAATCTCAAGCAAACCAGAGAAAATAAATGGTGATTGTGATGGGAATTTGTCCCTGAATGTGCAGAATGATCGGAACATCTATCTGTTTCCTCTTTCCGAAGGTAGGGTGCATGGTGGAAATATTATGGCAATGATATCTGACTCTGGAAGCGATTCTGAGGTTACTAAACTAGAGCATGGGATGTCTTGTACTGTGGCTCACAACTGGCTGTGAGGTTAAACCAGCTTGATACCTCTTCCTTCGCTTTATGGGTATGGAAGAGAACTCTGATCTCTGTAGTTATGGTGTGGATTCTTTGTGTAGCTTTTGCTCTGTTGGCGACAACTGTTTGTGGAactgaagataattttcttattgcacAGTTGCATTGGGTTAAATTTGACGTAATTTAGCTGATATTCCCTTCTCACTAATAGATGAGTGTGAAAAGATGTTGGGAAAAACACTTGGATGAGTTGGACTTATTAGAGTTATGATGCTTACAGTCCCTTTGCTAGCAACTGAGGTGAAAGAATGTTGGAAGAACATTAGGAAAAATAGGCTTTATGTAAATTTGCTTGTCTTTTATTTCAGaacaataatttaaataattattcacTTTGTACATGTCATTAATGTGAATATTTCATTCCTCTTATGGAACAGTTTTGTTAGACTGTCCTATGTTCCTTGTTTTCCCTCTGCTTTCACAAAATGTTCGGAAATCAATGTCATGTATGTTCTTtaagaattaaattaaattaaggaTGAATCTGTGTATATCGATAAACTGTTTACAAAATGTTAATGTATGTGTATCTGGATAAGATTGTTCCTTTGTAAGCTGAGTGATAAAAGGCTCAAATCATAGTAAAATAAGATTGAGTATATTGATTCTTTCGAAACTAGAATTTCTTAAGCAAATGATTCCTTGTAATTTTCATAGAATTTCTTGTGCTAATGATAAGCATTGTTATTAATCTGCATTTGCATATTCCATGTTTGAAATTcaccaactatatatatatatatatatatacgaagaAATTTTAGCTTAGATTTTAAACCCCTTGATAGTATTTTTAGTGTAAAATCTGGTTTTATCTAAATAATTGGGATCCTTTTAAGACCTTTCCTGtcacattcaaatcataaattaCAGAACCAATTGGCCACCATCAAACACAAATATATGCTTCATCTCAAATATCCTCCACTTATTGCCACATATCTTTGCTTATGAGGCAATGAACATTATGATGACCATGGAAGAAGCTTCCAATGGTGCTCAACTACAGTTAAGTAATCTTAGGTCACCATATATTTACTCTCTATCTTTGATGTATTGTACAAGGAACGAAATCAATGATTACTTCTGATGATGCAATCAGCAGCTGGAGATGAGTCTCTCAAAGTGTCGACAGATGGTCGGGAACTCTCAAATGTGTTCATCTCATGAAAAGGAAAGCCACAAGCTATATATTCTGGTTAGGATTCTAATCATGGAGTTCTACCATATATCTCATTATAGAAATCTTATGTACTCCGGTAGCGACAAGATCGCAAAAGAATTATGGCTTTATGATTGATGTTTGAGCAAAGTGGCGCAGATCTGTGCAAGAACAATGGGTAGATCATTGTGTTGCTTCACTATGCATGGCTCAAATCCTTATAAGGAACCGATCATGATCCTGAACTTGCATGGTTTTGACAAGCCATCAATTAGCATTCTTCGATcctaagcataaaatctataattatgttatatctgaaatataaaaataacttATATGTCAGGATTAAAATCAAGTATATAGATCTAATTATTATTGATGCCATCTCCttagagatcttgtttgatctgttaAGCATCGTCTTTGATCTAAGATTGCTGTAGCCACCGATCTTTCACAGGACCCACTGAGATTAATGAAAAGGATTTTGAGGGAGAAACCGAAATCCCTCAACGGAGAGGTGCGTCTGTATGTAATGTGCCAACGCTCTCTCACGTTATCACCCGAGGAATCATTCCGTAATGGATTTCTAATATATTGACTAAAATATTTCAatggaacccaattagttattatattatatatcttattcaattataaaagggccacaaaatctaacattctcccatggCCCATTaactgataagatataaaagagatattcaaaatcaaaataaataaaataaaatttatttaaaaaaataattttacctaattagattctaaggaattttgaaaagcattttatacatggccatgttttaaaataagccaataagtccaataaacacaataatactatattaagtccaactatcaatgcgagtcatagcggttataTTTCATTAATGTCAAACTCCCTTGTATGTACCACAATATTGTTAgtttttcctaatatagtccataattacccctgtaatttgtcttatcaagataatcctgttattacattcaaccataatatgcataaacataaatataaacaggatagcagaaacagataactttaattaagcaagaagaatatcaataatagcatccacataaacatgcatcaccatatcctttatgacttgctcacaagccccattctaagaacatgttctttgaatattttacactgtaaggcttttgtcagtggatcagcaatcatcatagtggtactcaagttctcaattgacacttgttgtttctggactctttctctaaccaccgagTACTTTATCTTAATttacttggaaccactagagtacttatcattcttagagaagaaaactattacAGTGttataataaaatatcttcagtGGTCTGGTAATTgaatcgaccacaccaagtctcgAGATGAAATTttgcagccataaagcttgatttgtagcctcaaagcatgccacaaattcagcttccattgtt
Proteins encoded:
- the LOC135617205 gene encoding uncharacterized protein LOC135617205, with the protein product MDSRIGSLGLVLSASCFDTFDDWSSKVGDCDHTDTTLRLDSSSSHSLCTTNSKGIKRKREDIDVTRGLGKSLPALGLGDPLSFSYSNNKSSTIACTVFSEKQTVEELFMDYGLNVDLKLGNGNTTSPVKPAAATLGALETENKFDLELSLSVGPSESAMTSIDPVSSHHQNILDKPITVCLAATVDEGSTSSSWKCGNNLLPYLVTTEIGSRCLSSQMIHDNHCPVRLPDLSSTKIQMQKSPVASSSKDAQLCTTNKKLCQFPGCGKGARGASGLCIAHGGGRRCQKSGCQKGAEGRTIFCKSHGGGRRCEHLGCTKSAEGRTSCCIAHGGGRRCSHEGCTRAARGRSGLCIRHGGGKRCQKENCKKSAEGQSGLCISHGGGRRCKFPQCTKGAQGSTNLCKAHGGGKRCTHLGCTKGAEGSTLFCKGHGGGKRCAFLGGCSKSVHGGTLFCVAHGGGKRCAIHECTRSARGRTDFCVRHGGGKRCKSEGCGKAAQGSTDFCKAHGRGKRCTWGRPGSNLGAGDSPCDRLAGTKIGLCNEHTALVEDHCVHGGITMEAVTSQNPISSKPEKINGDCDGNLSLNVQNDRNIYLFPLSEGRVHGGNIMAMISDSGSDSEVTKLEHGMSCTVAHNWL